A single region of the Lotus japonicus ecotype B-129 chromosome 4, LjGifu_v1.2 genome encodes:
- the LOC130714893 gene encoding ACT domain-containing protein ACR8-like: MERSGCTDEYEKLVIRMSTPRVVIDNSVCSGETIVKFDSARNHGILLEAVQVLTDLNLSIKKAYVSSDGRWFMDVFHVTDQNGNKLTDESVLRYIEQSLGGIHDGITIHKNGFTALELTGTDRVGLLSEVFAVLADLQCNVVDAKVWTHNGRIASLIHVKDCNSGTPIEEDPQKINKLEARLRNVLKGDNDIRGAKTSIFNAVIHPDRRLHQMMFADRDYQWKPIFKGASGTSLVAVQNWAERGYSVVYVQCKDRTKLLFDVVCNLTDMEYVVFHATINTTSDQAYQEFYIRHKDGTPISSEPERQRVIQCLQAAVERRASEGVKLELCTEDRPGLLAEVMRTFRENGLNVTRAEISTTGDKAANVFYVTDAIGYTPDPKIIESVRQKIGLSNLKVKELPFVCHEKVEREDQSVGVGGAVLLCLGSLVRRNLYNLGLIKSFS; the protein is encoded by the exons ATGGAAAGGTCTGGTTGTACGGACGAGTATGAAAAACTCGTGATTCGCATGAGCACACCCAG GGTTGTGATTGACAATTCTGTGTGTTCCGGTGAAACAATAGTCAAG TTTGATAGCGCTAGGAATCATGGGATTCTTTTGGAAGCAGTACAAGTGCTTACTGATCTTAACCTTTCGATTAAGAAGGCATATGTTTCCTCTGATGGAAGGTGGTTCATGGATG TTTTCCATGTAACGGATCAAAATGGGAACAAGCTAACAGATGAGAGCGTTTTAAGATATATTGAACAG TCACTTGGTGGCATTCACGATGGGATAACCATTCATAAAAATGGTTTCACTGCTCTCGAATTAACGGGCACAGACCGTGTTGGTCTTCTCTCGGAGGTGTTTGCTGTTCTTGCTGACTTGCAATGCAATGTGGTGGATGCTAAGGTTTGGACACACAATGGCCGGATCGCCTCCCTAATTCATGTGAAAGACTGCAATTCCGGGACCCCAATTGAGGAGGATCCTCAGAAAATTAATAAGCTTGAAGCACGTTTAAGAAATGTTTTGAAGGGAGACAATGACATAAGGGGTGCGAAAACTTCCATCTTTAATGCTGTCATCCACCCTGATAGAAGGCTCCACCAAATGATGTTTGCTGATCGTGATTACCAGTGGAAACCCATATTCAAGGGTGCTTCTGGTACCTCATTAGTGGCCGTCCAAAATTGGGCAGAAAGGGGTTATTCGGTTGTTTATGTTCAGTGCAAGGATCGAACTAAGCTTTTGTTTGATGTTGTGTGCAATTTGACAGACATGGAATATGTTGTGTTCCATGCCACTATCAATACAACAAGTGACCAAGCATACCAG GAGTTTTATATTAGACATAAGGATGGCACCCCAATTAGTTCAGAACCGGAGCGTCAACGTGTAATTCAATGCTTGCAAGCTGCGGTGGAAAGAAGGGCTTCTGAG GGTGTTAAGCTAGAGTTGTGCACGGAAGACAGGCCGGGGCTTCTAGCTGAGGTGATGAGAACTTTCCGAGAGAATGGGTTGAATGTGACAAGGGCTGAGATATCTACCACAGGGGACAAAGCTGCAAATGTTTTCTATGTGACAGATGCAATAGGATACACACCTGACCCAAAAATCATAGAATCTGTGAGGCAGAAAATTGGTTTAAGCAATTTGAAAGTGAAAGAGTTGCCATTTGTGTGTCATGAGAAGGTTGAGAGGGAAGATCAATCAGTTGGAGTTGGTGGGGCAGTGTTGTTGTGCCTGGGGAGCCTCGTCAGAAGGAACCTGTACAATTTGGGTTTGATCAAATCATTTTCTTAA